DNA sequence from the Streptomyces tsukubensis genome:
CCGCGCCGGCCGACCCGGACCAGGCGCCCCATCTGTTCAATCCGAGTCTGCGCCACTCCTACACCCGGCGCCGCGACACGGTGACCGCCCACACCGCGAACACCAAGGTCACCCGGGTCGCCACGCATACCGGCAGCCACCATCTGATCGGCAGCGACGTCACCTTGCTGGTCACCGTCCGCCGCGGAGTGCGCAACGCCTTCGGCAACGCCGTCGGTCTGGGCGAGTGGGCACCGGTCACCGTCGCCGTGGATCTGCCCCGCGCGGTGACCTTCCTCGCGCCCGAGGCGGTCCTCGCCCGGTACGCCCGCTGGTACGCCCTCCCGGGCGGTGCCGCGCTCCCGGCGCTGCCCGCGCCCTCCCTTCCGCTGCCGGACGCCTTCGCCCGCACCGGTGTGCTGGGCCTCGGCACCGTCCTGTCGCTCACTCAGCTCGACGATCTGCGGCACCGGGCCGAGCGGCGCGACCGGCTGGGCACCGAACTGTTCCGGCTGGTCGAGGACGAGGCACCCGGCGCCACCCGCCCCGGACACGCCTCCCATCTGCCCGAGGTCGCCCCCGAACTCGCCCGCCGCACCGAGCCCGCCGCGCTGCGGACGCTGCCCGGTCTCGGGGCGGGCGGCTCGTCGCTGCAGTTCGTGCACGTCGCCTACGGCGGTGCCCGGCTCGTCGAGGTGGTCCTCGCCGCGGAACCGGTGCTGAGAACGGCCGGGTTGCGCGGCCTGCTCGGCCGGCCCGTCGAGACGGCGGGTCTGGAGCTGGTCCAGACACACGCACCGCAGAACCGGGCCGTCACCCGTACGGTCACCCGCACCCACCAGACGGCTGCGGCGCCCGTCTCCCGCTTCCCGCGCCCCCGGGTGAGCGGGCGCACCGACCGCTCGGGCCCCACCCTCGCCCTCACCCACCAGCGGGTGCGCACCGTCCGCAACGACCGGACCGGCGAGGACCGGCTGTGGACCCGTACCGACACCGTCGCCGACTTCGACGGTGTGGACTATCTGATCACCGCATCGGTGCGGTCCCGGCTGCTCCCCGAATGGCCGGCCAATCTGCCGGGCGGTCTGCTCCAGGCCGGGCTGCGGTCCTTCAGCGGTCTCGAAGGCCCGGTCTCCGCGCGTCTCACCGCCTGGGCGAAGCGGCTGCTGGCCGGACGCCCCGTCAGCAGCGTTTCCGTACCGGCCGCCACCGTCCTGCGGTTCGCCGGTTCGGAGGCGGCGGCGCCGCAGGGGCACCGCGGCCCGCTGCCGCCCGGTCTGCACACCGGCGACCCACTGCTCCCCGGCCGGGCCGCGGGCCCGGCCGCGGCAGCCCCGCCGCCCGGCGCACTCCGGCTGACACCCACCGGTCCAGTGCCCGTCCACCGGTTCAACGGCGCCCAGGAGCTGGTACGGGCGCTGCGGGCGGTCGCCCCCGGCGCCACCGCCGCGTGGGGCCTGTCCGCCGACAGCCCCGACGAGGCCGTCGCCACCCGTCTCGGCGAACTCCTGCAGACCGGGCGGATCGGCCTCGACGGGCCCCGTACCGCCGCCGGACTCACCCCGCACCTGCCCGGCAGCTGGCCACTGGCGGACGCCGCGGAACCGCCCGTCCTGTCCATCGCGTTCTACGATCCCCGGCCGGTCACCTCCGGCGACGACGTCGCCGTGGACCGGGTCCGCCGCCAGGGCCGCAGCACCACCGCCACCGCGTCCGCGGGCGGCGCCTTCGCCTTCACCCAGCAGAGCACCCAATCGCTGACCGAAGGAAACCGGCACCTCTTCGCGTTCTCGGTACCGCTCGCCGCGCAGCAGCCGCATACCTCCGGCTACGGCGGCACCGTCACCGGAACCGGGCTGAACCGGCTGCGCACCGGCCGTTCCACCGCCCCTACCGACCGGCGCGGTACCCGCAACCACGAGACGCTGGTCGATGTCGTGATCACGGTCCACGGACCCGAGGGGGTGCGCTGGGTCACCGGCTCCGCCGCCGTCCGGCTGGGGGAGCACGACCTGTTCGGCTTCGGCGTGACGCCCGCACGCCCCCTGGCCGGGGTGTACGACGTGCCCGCGCTGCTCGCCGGGCAGACCGCGGACGATCTGCGCGACTGGGCCCGGCATCCGGTCACCGATCTGCCGGCCGCGCTGGCAGCCGGACTCGACGCGGGGGATCCGGCCGCCCGGCTGTGGCTCGCCCTCGGCGACGACCCCGACGGCAGCGGGCTCGCCCATGCGGTGTACGCCGCTTCCCGTACCGCCGTCCTGGCCGGGCGGCCGGTGGAAGTGGTGGTGCGTACCGCCGACGGCCCCCGGCACTGGCCGTTCGCCGCCGACGGCACCCCCGCCGACATCACCCCGGGCACCCGGGCCCGCTGGCAGGAGTGGCAGGAGACGGCCGCCGGGCACGACGACGCCGTCGCCGCCCAGGAGCAGTCCGCGGCCCGGGAGGGGGACCTCACCGAGGAGCTGACGGCGTCCGGCGGGGCGCTGCGGGAATCGGAGGCCGCGCTGACCACCGCCCGTACCGCCCACGAGGCCGCACGGGCCGGGCACCACGAGGCCGTCGCCGCCGCCGATATCGCGCTGCAGGCCGCGGCCCGTACCGTACGCGAGGCGGAGGAGGCCCTCGTCCGTGCCGAGTCGGCGGTGCGCGACGCCGAAGCGCTGCCGACGGCCCGTCAGGCCGACCGGGCCCGGGTGGCCTGGCGGCAGGCCGACGCCGAGGCCCGCGGCGCCGAACGGTACGCTCCGGACGCCCTGGCCACGGCACGGCTCCGCGAGCGGGCCGCCGACGCCGACCGCGAACGGCGGGAACTGGCCGCCGCACACGAGGGCCGGGCTGCGGCCGTGGCCGCCGCGCGCACCACCGTGGCCGAGGCCGCCGGGGCTGTCGACCGGGCCCGTACCGAGCAGGACCGCGTCCGGCGGGAGGGGGAGGCCGCGGTGGCCGGGGCCGCCCGCGCGCAGAGCGCCGCCGAGCACGCCGTCACCCGGCGGACCCGCCTCCGCGACAGAGGCCTGGCCCGGGTCCGCGACACCGAACTCGCCCTGCGCGAACTCCGTGCCGAACAGCCGGCGCAGGCCGCCCGCCAGACCGCGGCCCTGCGCGCACTGGCCCGGCACATCCGGGCCCTGGACACCGTGCGCCGCACCGAGGGCACGGGGGCTTCCGGTTCGCTGCTGGGCTCCCTGTCCGCGGTGGCCCCGGCCGCGCCCGGCCGCCGTACCGGGCAGAGCGGCCCGGTGTCCCCGGCGGGCGGCAGCGGGACGGAGCCGGAGGGCCGGGGGGACTCGGAGGCTCCTGTCGGCCCCGGTGACGACGGCCGAGGTCCCGTCCGTCCGGGCGGGCTGCGGCGCACCGGCGACGGCGGTGCCGTACTCGACGTACTCGACGGGATCGCCTACGCCCTGCGTCCCGTACCGGTCGGGCCGGGCCACGCCGTGGCCGTCGTATCGGCGGCCCTCCGCGAGCTGGCGGCGGCGGCCGGACCGCTCCCCGGCCGGGGCACCGGGCTCCTGGACCGGCCGGCGGGCGCTGCGGACGACAACCCGCTCGACGACCGGCTCGACGACGGCCATGTCCCGCCACTGGACCGGTCGGTGATGGTGCCGGTGCCGCTGCTGGAGCGCGCGGGGCAGGTTCTGACGGACTCCCAGCGCGCGCAGGGAACCCTGCTCGGCGATGTGCTCCCGGCGGGGGAGGTCGCCGCGGGTCCCGCCGTACGGCTGCGGCTGCTGCTGGCGGACCCCGCCCTGGCCGACCCCGCCGCCGAACTCCCCCTGCTCCCGCTGCTGACCGCCGCCGCGAACACCTTCGGTGTGGTGGTCGCGGTGGCGGAGGCCGACGGCCGGGTCGTCCGCATCGGCGGCGCCCCGGGCTCCGTGACGCCGTACGCCCTGCTGCTCCACGACGGCGACCGGTGGTTCGCCGGACCGCGGGTGGTACGGGCCCCGGGCCCCGGGCCCGGCGGCGGCCCGGTGCCGGACCCCGGCCGCTGATCCGGCCCCGTCCGCCCGCTGCGGCGGGCCGGGCGGTTCGGGTTTTCGGCTCAGGAGCGGGTGAAGGTCCACTCGTGGTTGTTCTGGTTCTCGGGCGCGCAGGGCCAGATGATGAGCTGACGCTCCTGTTCGCTGTTGCTGTAGGAGTCCAGGCACTGGTTGTTGCTGGCGAAGTTGCGGATCCAGAACTTGCCGTCGGCGCGCTTGTCCAGCCACCAGAGCTGGTTGTCCTTGGTGGTGCCGTTGCAGGGGTACTCTGTGACCCCGGTCGCCCCGCCGACGCCCCCGTTGCCGGGGAGGTCCAGGCACATGCCGTCCATGACGTTGCGGATCTGGAAGAGCGGCACCCCGCCGGGTCCCGCCGTGGCGTAGCGCTGCTCCACCGTCCACAACTGGTTGTCGTTGTTGGTGTTGTTGCAGGTGAAGTGGTGCACTTCGGTGTCGGGGCGGCCGCTGGAGTAGCCGGGGATATCGACGCAGGTGCCGTTGGTGTTGTTCTTGATGAGCACCCGGGTCATCACGGAGGGCAGACTTCCGGAGGTCTTCTTCTGCTTCTTCTGGGTACTTCCTGCCCGGTCCGTGGTCTTCGCGCTCCCCGAGCCGCCGGTACCGCCCGTGCCGCCTGTTCCGCCTGTGCTGTCCGTGCCGCCTGTGTTTGCCGTCTTCGCGCCCGGCGGGGCGGCCGGGTCGGCCTTCTCCGGCCCGGCGCCCTGCTTCTGCTTCTCCGGCTTCGCGCTCGGCACGGGCTTCGGCTTCGGCTTCGGCGGCGAGGGGGCGGGCGATTCGGCGACGAAGGCGCCCGCGGGGTCGTCCTCGTCCGTGAGGACGTTCTCGGCCGCTGTGGTGACGGTCTTCTTCTCCTCGTCCTTGCCGAGCGCCATCACCAGCAGCGGGACGGCGACCAGCACGACGCCCACCATGGCGGCGCCGGCCAGGACCGGTTTGCCGGGGCGGCCGGGCGCGGCGGCTTCGGGTCCCGCCGTGTCCCCGCCGGACCCGGCAGCGGCGGCGACGCCACGGCGGCCTTCCGATGCCGTGGCGGCGGCCGCCGAAGACCGTGCCTCGCCGCTCGTCCCGGTCACGGACCCGGTCGCAGCCCCGGCCCGCCCGGTGCTCTCGGCGCCCCCGGACCGGGAGCTCTCCGCCGTCGCGGCGGTCCCGGTGGTTCCGGTCTCCTCGTCCCCGGCGGGCTCGGTGGTTCCGCTCTTCTCGGCAGCGGCCTCCTCGGCAGCGGGTCCTCCGCCGGGTGACGCCGTACTCCCCGTACTCCCGGCGGACCCGGCCGCTTCCCCGGCACCGGCCTCCGAAGTGACCGGCACGGACTCCTCCTCCGCCGTTCCCGGGGCGGGGCCGCCGGGGGGCTTCCCCTCGCCCATGAGCCCGGCCGCGACGGCCTCGGCATCGGGAGCCGCAGCGGATCCCGACGGCCGGCCGACGGATTCGCCCGATGCCTTGTTCTGGTCGGACATCTACTTCTCCTCTGGTCCCGGAGTCGCTGCTCCGGGGCGATGCGGATACGAGGGATCGGTTGGTGCTGAGGTCATGGCCGGTCCCGGTCCGGATCCCGGGGCGGGCCGGACAGCGGGGCCGGGACGGGTGCCAGGGGGCCCGCGGCACGGAGGTGCCCGGCGAGCCGGGCCTGGTCGGTGCCGTCGCGGCCGGTGAGTGCCCGGGCCAGTGTGGCGTGCAGCAGTTGCCGCCCGGACGCCGTGAGGGTGCCGAGCAGGACGTCGTGGACCAGTTCCGGCAGCCGGTAGTGCCCGGCCAGCGGGTCGCCCTGGTCCGGCTGCCAGAGCAACAGCCCCGCGGTGACAGCGTTATCAACGAGCACCGGAAGCCGGTCGGCGGCCAGACCCGGGATCTCCGCGAGCAGTCCGAGGTCCAGCCGCCCGCCGTCGGCGGCGGTGTGGGCGAGGAGCGAACGGGCCTCCGTGGAGAGCCCGGCCAGCCGGTCGTGGACGATGGTGCCGACTGCGGCCGGCACCCTGGCGCCGGGCCCGGTCCGCAGTTCCGGCGCCAGCGCCAGCAGCTCCGCGAGGACGAACGGATTGCCCGCCGCGCGCCGGTGCAGGGCCTCGGCCCCGGCCGGGTCCTCCCCGCGCTCCGTCAGAAGCCGGGCCACGTCCCCGGGGGTCAGCGGCTCCAGATGCAGCCAGACCGTCCCGCGCCTGGCGAGATCGGCGAGCAGACCGCTGATCTCCGGTGCCCCGGTGTCGCGGAGCGCGCAGACCACGGCGGCCGGGGTGTTCCGCAGCAGAGCGGCGAGGCGGCGCAGCCGGGCACAGCTCTCCGGGGCGGCCCCGTCCAGATCGTCGAGCAGGCACAGTACGGGCGTCCGGCGCAGCTCGCGGACGAGTGCCTCCACCGGGTCCGGATCCGCCGCCCCCTTCTCACCCTTCCCACCCGTTTCACCCTTCTCACCGGGAGCGCCGGGAGCGCCGGGATCGGGCTCCCGGCGCTCCAGCGCGTCCAGCAGCCGGAGCACCGGGCAGGACGGCGCGGCGTCCGGCCCCCCGGCACCGGGCCGGTCGCCGTGCACCCGGACCACGGCGATCCCGGACTCGGCTGCACGCGCGGCCAGTTCGTCCAGCAGCCTGGTCTTGCCGGTGCCCGCCTCGCCGGAGACCACCGCCCACCGGGTGGCGCCCGCGGCCGTCTCCCGGAGCAGTCTGCCGAGTTGTCCGTTCTCCTCGTCCCGCCCGACGAGGGGCAGTCCGGCGGAGGTCGCGCGGGGTAACGGGGTACCGGTGAGCCGGTGCGGGCCCGGGGCGCCGAGCACGGGGCCCAGGACGTCGGTGTCGTGGCGCAGTACAGCCGTGTGCAGATCGCGCAGTCCGGGGCTGGGGTCCAGGCCCAGTTCGCGTGCGAGGAGGGAGCGGAACCGCTCGTACTGGCGCAGGGATTCCACGGGCCGTCCCGCCGTGTACAGCGCGCGCATCAGCAGGGCCCAGGACGTCTCGCGCAGCGGGGCGTCGGTGGTGAGCCGCATGGCGGCGGGCACGGCCCGGTCCGGGTCGGCCTGTTTGATGAGCACGGTGACCTGGAGTTCCCGCGCGTCCTGGCGTGCGGCGTCGAGCCGGGTCCGCTCCCGCAGGGCGAAGGCGTGATCAGCGGCCTCGCCGAGGGCCGGGCCGCGCCAGAGTCCGAGGGCGCGGTCGATCCGCTGCCGGGCCAGGTCCAGTCGGCCCTCGTGCAGTGCGGTACGGGCCGCGAGTACCGCCTCTTCGAAGACGGCGGTGTCCCGCGCCTCCCGCGGAATCCGCAGGGCGTACCCGGCCCGGCTGCTGACCAGTACTCCGGAGCGGCCGCGGTGCCCCGGGTCGAGTGCCGACCGCAGGCGGCTGACATGGGCACGCACCGACGACGCTGCGGCCGTGGGCTGGTCGCCCTCCCACAGATCGCGGCAGATCTCGCCGAGGGAGACCGGATGGCCGTCCTGGATGAGCAGCCGGGTCAGCAGCACCCGGCGCTGCCGGGGCCCGAGGTCGAGCACGGTGGCACCGCGCACGACCTCGACGGGGCCGAGCAGGCCGTACCGCAGGGTGGGTCCGTCCTGGGTGTCCATGAAGATCCGGCCACCTCCAGATGGCGCCGTCCGGAGCGGGACGTACGACGGGTAACGGCTGACGGGCTGACAGGCTGACGCACAGACCGGTAAGGGCCAACGGGAGTACGGGAGTTCCCTGGTGGAACCCCTGTTCTCACCGTCTCGCCCCGGCAGCCTACGTCATCCGTGTCACGGGCTCGGAACGGAATCGGTGCTGGTACGGCGGCACCGGGACCGTCGGCAACCGCCCTGCGGAACGGTTCCTCCCGCCCCGTCCGAACGGCCGCCGGTTCCGCCCGCCGCGCCCCCTTACTCTCGGGTAGCGACCCCGCTCGGGACCAGGCCCTCCCCCGGTGGGTACAGAACTGTGACACGGCCTGCCCGGGTGTCCGCCCGGGAGGGAGAGTCGCTCGCCGCCCTCGCCGTCGGCATCCGGCCCGGCCACCGACGAGTGTCGCATTCAACAAGTCGGCTCACACGGCGTTCTGGTTCCCGGCGAGGACCGGAATTCGGAAGTACGGGAAGCACTACCGGCGCACTGGATCATGCAGGCCCGCTGCTGCGCCCCTTTTACCGGGGGCGGGACGGGTGAGCCCTGGGTAGCCTTCCTACGGTATGCACGGACCGCTGTGCCCGAATTCTGGAGAGGTAATGACCCCCGAGATAGACGACGCCTTCGCCGCCATCAGGAGTGAGCACGGACCGGATTCCCTCGTCCGGGTCGAGCAGATGCTGGCGGCGGGAAAAGGTGATCGCCATCCGCTGCAGAAGGGGGCGAAGTGGATCCTGCCGGGAATTTCCCAGCAGCCCTGGCACGATCCGTACGGCCATCCGGAGTTGGCGCCCGTGGTGCACGCCCTCGAAGCAGACCACGCAGCGATCAAAAAGGAGTTGGAGACCGCCTGGGAGGCCCGGCGGCAGGCCTTCTCCGATTACGAGCACTACCTCTCGCGCCAGTCGGACTGGCAGGCTCTCTATCTCTTCCGCAACGGCGGCCTGGTGAACGAGTCGGCCGATACGGTGCCGACCGCCTTCCGGATTCTGAAGGAGGAGGCGGTCGACACCGGAACGCTCTGCCCGCTGCTGGAGTGCCACTTCTCTACCCTGCTGCCCGGCGCGGCGATCGCCCCCCACTCCGACCTGTGGAACTTCAGCATCAACCTGCACCTGGCGGTCGACATCCCCGAGGAGTGCGGCATCACGGTCGCGGGCGAGACGCGGTCGTGGGAAGAGGGCAAGTGCCTGCTCTTCGACTACTCCTTCGAGCACGAGGCCTGGAACCGGGGGGCGCGCCCGCGCACCTGCCTGCTCGTCGACCTGTGGCACCCGGAGACCACCGTGCCCGAGCGGAAGGCGCTCGTGGTGGCCATCACCGAGATCCGCAAGCTGATGGGCGAGGGGTAGAACCTGTCCGGACCCGGCGGGTCCGGACAGGTGAGGAGGGCGGCGCGCGCGGCGCCCTCCCCCTCCTCAGGCCCCCAGCGGTACGGTCACCGCATCGACGACCACCCGGCCGGAGCTGCGGAACCACAGTTCGAACCGGACCCTGTCCCCGGCCTTCAGCTTCGGCGGGTCCATCACCATCACGTCCACGTCGTACGGGGTCATGTTCACCCGGCTCCGGGCCGGGATCGCGAGCGCGTCGAGCGGCTCCATGCGCCCCGCTCCGTCCTCCGTGACCCGCTGGCCCAGCATGGTGGAGCGGAGCTCCGGCGAGGACACGGACGTCAGCACGTCGCCGCTGGCCCCGGTGTTGGTGATGTCGAAGAAGGCCGCGGTGCTCTCGGTATTGGGGGGCACGAAGATCCGGGCGTTGCTGACGCTGATCCGGGCCGGGGGTTCACCGGCCGCACCCGTTTTGGTGTAGGCGGTCAGGAGCATCAGGGCCGTCACACAGGTGACCACGGGTACGTAGGCGGCGCTCAGCGCACCACCGGCCGCGCGGCGCCAGGGCGGCGAGGTGCGTTCGCCGGGGCCGGTGGACGGGGCGGAGCTCATCGGGTCTCCTTCAGGTACGGGACGGTGCCGCTGTCCGCGGTGGAGGGTGCTGTCGGGCCGCCCTTTCCGGCGGCGGGGCGGTAGCCGCCTCCGGGGGGCGCATAGGTCCGCAGCCGCAGGCTGTTGGCGACCACAATGACCGAGCTGGCGGACATCGCCACGGCGGCGAACATCGGGTTGAGCCAGCCGGTGGCCGCCAGGGGCACGGTGACGACGTTGTATCCGAAGGCCCAGGCGAGGTTGGCGCGGATGGTGCTCAGCGTCCGGCGGGTGAGCTGGACGGCGGCCACCACTGCCTGCATGTCCTCGCGTACGAGGGTGATGTCGGCGGCGCCGATCGCCGCGTCGGTGCCGCCGCCCATGGCGATGCCGAGATCGGCGGAGGCCAGGGCCGCGGCGTCGTTGACCCCGTCGCCGATGACCGCCACCCGGCGCCCCTCGGCCCTCAGCCCGGCGACGATGGCGGTCTTCCCCTCCGGGGTGATCTCGGCGTGGACCTCGTCGATGCCGACCTGCTCGGCCACCGCCCGTGCGGCGGCGGGGCCGTCGCCGGTCACCAGAATGGGCTCGATGCCCAGCTTGCGCAGGTGTCGTACGGCGGAGTAGCTGGAGGGCCGCAGGGTGTCTCCGACGGCGAGGACGGCGACCGGGCGGCCGTCCTTCTCGACGACCACGGCTGTACGGGCAGCGGCATGGGCGTCGTCCAGGGCCCGCCGGAGGACGTCCGGGAGCGGGCTGCCGGACCGCGGGCGGCCCACGGCGACCTCGACGCCGTCGACCCGGCCGTGGACGCCGACTCCGGGAACGGCCCGGAAACCGGTCACCGGCGGCATCGGGTTGCCGTCCGCTGCCTGGCGGGCTGCGGCGGCGACCGCGCGGCCGATCGGGTGCTCGGAGCCGTACTCGACCGCCCCGGCGAGCCGGAGGATCTCGCCCGCGTCCTCCCCGGCGACCGCCGTCGTCGCGGCGAGGGTCATGCGTCCGGTGGTCAGGGTGCCGGTCTTGTCGAAGACCACGGTGTCGATGTGCCGCAGCCGTTCCAGCGCTTCCGGGCCCCGGAGCAGAACGCCGAGCTGGGCACCCCGGCCGGTGGCGGCCATGAAGGCGGTGGGGGTGGCCAGGCCGAGAGCGCAGGGGCACGCCACGACGAGGACGGCGACCGCCGCCGTCACGGCCGCCGACGCATTCGCGCCCGCACCGAGCCAGAAGCCGAGGACCGTGCAGGCGACGGTCACGATCGCGGGCACGAAGACCCCCGCGACGGCGTCGGCCAGCCGCTGGATACGCGCCTTGCCCGCCTGGGCGTCGCTCACCAGCTTGGTGATCCGTGCCAGCTGGGTGTCGGCGCCGACCGCCGTGGCGCGGACCACGAGCAGCCCGCCGGCGTTGACGGCGCTGCCCACCACGGCCGATCCCGGCCCGACCTCCACCGGCACGCTCTCGCCGGTCACCAGTGACAGGTCCAGGGCGGAACTGCCGTCGGTGACCACACCGTCGGTGGCGACCTTCTCCCCCGGCCGTACCAGGAACTCCTGCCCGACCCGGAGTTCGGAGACCGGGATCCGCCTGCCCCGGCCCCCCTCCTTGACCTCGACGTCCTTGGCGCCGAGTTCGGCGAGCGCCCGCAGGGCCGATCCGGTGCCCCGCTTGGCGCGTTCCTCCAGATAGCGGCCGGCCAGGACGAACAGCGGCACGGCCACGGCGGCTTCCAGATACAGGTGCGCTCCCGCGTCACCGGCCTCGGGGATCAGGCTGAACGGCATGCTCATGCCCGGCTCGCCCGCGCCGCCGAAGAACAGGGCGTACGTGGACCAGGCGAAGGCGGCCAGCACCCCCAGGGAGACCAGGGTGTCCATGGTCGCCGTGGCATGCCGCAGCCCCTTCAGGGCCCGCTCGTGGAACGGCCACGCGCTCCAGACCACCACCGGGGCGCTCAGAGTGAAACACAGCCACTGCCAGTAGGTGAACTGCCAGGAAGGCACCATGGAGAGCATGAGCACGGGCACCGACAGCAGTGCCGTGATCAGCACCCGGCCCCGGTCATCGACGCCCGCGCCGGCCGTCCGCTGTTCGCCCTCCCCGTCCACCCGCTGTTCTTCGGGCGGCGGCGGGAGTTCGGCGGTGTAACCGGCGCTCTCCACGACGGAGATCAGCTGCTCGGGCGTCACCGACGCCGGGTGGGAGACCCGGGCCCGCCCGGTGGCCAGGTTGACGGTTGCCGTCACACCCGCAACGCGCCCCAGTTTCTTCTCGACCCGGTTCACGCACGCGGCGCACGTCATGCCACCGACCAGCAGATCGGTGGTCGCGTCGGCATCGCCGGCCGTCTCACGGTGATCGGCGGTGGTCATCGGCCCACCCGTACTTCACGGTCGGCCGGACCGAGACCGTGCATCCCCGGCATACCCGGCTCCTGCGAGTCCTCGGACGCCGGATCCGTGCGGTGCATTCCCGGTGCCACCGGGCCTGCCATGCGTCCCGCGGCGTACGACACCCCCGTCAATACCACGAGCAGGACGACGAACCCCAGTAAGGCCGGCGGGACGAGAAAACCGCGTTTCGACTTCTCCATGCAGACATACGGTAGGGGGGTACGCGGCCGATAGCCCGACTCGGACGTGTGACAAAAAACTTTCCCGCCGCCGGGAACCAGGGGCCCCCGCCGTCCGACTACCTCTCAATAAGAGTTCATACGCCGTTTTCAATTGCCGCACTCCAGATCGCCTTCAACGATATCGAAGGCCGAGACGCGAGGTTATGGAGGGTGCTGAAACCAGCCATCCGGGATGCGTCCGGATTCGACAGGAAAGGCTGGAACCAGCAGGCACCACCGACCGACTTGTTGATCAGGGAAACTATCTCTCCACCGTCCGCATATGCCTCCGGCACGCGCTTCGACTGCCCTGCGCCCCTGCCCACCTGGCATGTTCCGCGATCGCTTGCACGAGCAACCGTTCCGGCCGCCACGTACTGCTACGAAAAAGCGAACGATCTTCACAACCCACTCGCAAGCCAGTCCGAAAGTGGGAGTTGAACGCTTGTGGCCCGCGCGGCCGGTGAGCAAAGATCCCGGAGTGATCACCGTCCTGTTTCAGGGGGCGGATTCTTAGGGGGAATCGTTCCGCAATGCCTGCAATGAATTCGCCGTCCGCTCCGTCCCGTCAGCGCCTCGGCTGGCCGCTCGTGGTCCTGGCCGCCGCGCAGCTGGTCATCTCCCTCGACTTCAGCATCGTGTACGTCGCCCTCCCCGGCATCGGCAGCGATCTCGGCTTCTCGGGGCAGGATCTGCAGTGGGTGGTCAGCGCCTATGTCGTGACGACCGGCGGGTTCCTGCTGCTCGGCGGGCGGGCCACCGATCTGCTCGGCCGGCGCCGGATCTTCATCGTCGCCGCGCTGCTGTACGCGGTCTCCTCGCTGGTGGGCGGGTTGTCGGAGTCGGCGGGCGTGCTGATCGCGGTGCGCGCGGTGCAGGGCATCGGTGGTTCACTGCTCTTCCCCGCGGCTCTCTCCCTCGTCAACACCCTCTACGAGGAGGGCCCCGTCCGTAACCGGGCGCTGGCCGCGTGGGGTGCCGCCGGGGCGGGCGGGCTGTGCTTCGGCTCGCTGCTGGGCGGCGTGCTCGTCGACGCCTTCGGCTGGCCCGCGGTGTTCCTCGTCAACGTCCCGCTGGCCGGTGCCATCGCCCTGGCCGCAGCGCTGCTCTTCCCCGCGGACGGCCCCCTGCCCAAACAGCGGAACTTCGACCTCCCGGGCGCCCTGACCGCCACGGCGGGCATCACGCTCCTCGTCTTCGTCCTCATCCATGCGCCGGAGGCCGGCTGGGGCAGCCGCAGCGTGCTCATATGCACGGCCCTCTCGGTGATCTCACTGTCCCTGTTCGTCCTCGTCGAGGCCCGC
Encoded proteins:
- a CDS encoding RICIN domain-containing protein: MSDQNKASGESVGRPSGSAAAPDAEAVAAGLMGEGKPPGGPAPGTAEEESVPVTSEAGAGEAAGSAGSTGSTASPGGGPAAEEAAAEKSGTTEPAGDEETGTTGTAATAESSRSGGAESTGRAGAATGSVTGTSGEARSSAAAATASEGRRGVAAAAGSGGDTAGPEAAAPGRPGKPVLAGAAMVGVVLVAVPLLVMALGKDEEKKTVTTAAENVLTDEDDPAGAFVAESPAPSPPKPKPKPVPSAKPEKQKQGAGPEKADPAAPPGAKTANTGGTDSTGGTGGTGGTGGSGSAKTTDRAGSTQKKQKKTSGSLPSVMTRVLIKNNTNGTCVDIPGYSSGRPDTEVHHFTCNNTNNDNQLWTVEQRYATAGPGGVPLFQIRNVMDGMCLDLPGNGGVGGATGVTEYPCNGTTKDNQLWWLDKRADGKFWIRNFASNNQCLDSYSNSEQERQLIIWPCAPENQNNHEWTFTRS
- a CDS encoding BTAD domain-containing putative transcriptional regulator, with amino-acid sequence MDTQDGPTLRYGLLGPVEVVRGATVLDLGPRQRRVLLTRLLIQDGHPVSLGEICRDLWEGDQPTAAASSVRAHVSRLRSALDPGHRGRSGVLVSSRAGYALRIPREARDTAVFEEAVLAARTALHEGRLDLARQRIDRALGLWRGPALGEAADHAFALRERTRLDAARQDARELQVTVLIKQADPDRAVPAAMRLTTDAPLRETSWALLMRALYTAGRPVESLRQYERFRSLLARELGLDPSPGLRDLHTAVLRHDTDVLGPVLGAPGPHRLTGTPLPRATSAGLPLVGRDEENGQLGRLLRETAAGATRWAVVSGEAGTGKTRLLDELAARAAESGIAVVRVHGDRPGAGGPDAAPSCPVLRLLDALERREPDPGAPGAPGEKGETGGKGEKGAADPDPVEALVRELRRTPVLCLLDDLDGAAPESCARLRRLAALLRNTPAAVVCALRDTGAPEISGLLADLARRGTVWLHLEPLTPGDVARLLTERGEDPAGAEALHRRAAGNPFVLAELLALAPELRTGPGARVPAAVGTIVHDRLAGLSTEARSLLAHTAADGGRLDLGLLAEIPGLAADRLPVLVDNAVTAGLLLWQPDQGDPLAGHYRLPELVHDVLLGTLTASGRQLLHATLARALTGRDGTDQARLAGHLRAAGPLAPVPAPLSGPPRDPDRDRP
- a CDS encoding aspartyl/asparaginyl beta-hydroxylase domain-containing protein yields the protein MTPEIDDAFAAIRSEHGPDSLVRVEQMLAAGKGDRHPLQKGAKWILPGISQQPWHDPYGHPELAPVVHALEADHAAIKKELETAWEARRQAFSDYEHYLSRQSDWQALYLFRNGGLVNESADTVPTAFRILKEEAVDTGTLCPLLECHFSTLLPGAAIAPHSDLWNFSINLHLAVDIPEECGITVAGETRSWEEGKCLLFDYSFEHEAWNRGARPRTCLLVDLWHPETTVPERKALVVAITEIRKLMGEG
- a CDS encoding heavy metal translocating P-type ATPase, which gives rise to MTTADHRETAGDADATTDLLVGGMTCAACVNRVEKKLGRVAGVTATVNLATGRARVSHPASVTPEQLISVVESAGYTAELPPPPEEQRVDGEGEQRTAGAGVDDRGRVLITALLSVPVLMLSMVPSWQFTYWQWLCFTLSAPVVVWSAWPFHERALKGLRHATATMDTLVSLGVLAAFAWSTYALFFGGAGEPGMSMPFSLIPEAGDAGAHLYLEAAVAVPLFVLAGRYLEERAKRGTGSALRALAELGAKDVEVKEGGRGRRIPVSELRVGQEFLVRPGEKVATDGVVTDGSSALDLSLVTGESVPVEVGPGSAVVGSAVNAGGLLVVRATAVGADTQLARITKLVSDAQAGKARIQRLADAVAGVFVPAIVTVACTVLGFWLGAGANASAAVTAAVAVLVVACPCALGLATPTAFMAATGRGAQLGVLLRGPEALERLRHIDTVVFDKTGTLTTGRMTLAATTAVAGEDAGEILRLAGAVEYGSEHPIGRAVAAAARQAADGNPMPPVTGFRAVPGVGVHGRVDGVEVAVGRPRSGSPLPDVLRRALDDAHAAARTAVVVEKDGRPVAVLAVGDTLRPSSYSAVRHLRKLGIEPILVTGDGPAAARAVAEQVGIDEVHAEITPEGKTAIVAGLRAEGRRVAVIGDGVNDAAALASADLGIAMGGGTDAAIGAADITLVREDMQAVVAAVQLTRRTLSTIRANLAWAFGYNVVTVPLAATGWLNPMFAAVAMSASSVIVVANSLRLRTYAPPGGGYRPAAGKGGPTAPSTADSGTVPYLKETR
- a CDS encoding copper chaperone PCu(A)C translates to MSSAPSTGPGERTSPPWRRAAGGALSAAYVPVVTCVTALMLLTAYTKTGAAGEPPARISVSNARIFVPPNTESTAAFFDITNTGASGDVLTSVSSPELRSTMLGQRVTEDGAGRMEPLDALAIPARSRVNMTPYDVDVMVMDPPKLKAGDRVRFELWFRSSGRVVVDAVTVPLGA